The window TTTCGTCTACTTCCGACAAGATAACTTATCGGAAATAGGAGTTTGATCAGTCGGATTTTGCTCGGCAAGGAGGGGAGGGAGCAGAAAGTCCGGAAAACCAAACCTTTCAGGATCACTTTGACGCTTTTTCGTTCTTTAAAAATCATTAACGTGATACGACATTTTGCATGAAACGGGGACGCCTCAATTTGGTCTGGATCAGGCGGCGCGTTTGCCCGCTGACGGTGGGCAGGCGGCCTGCTTTGGACGCCCGCCCGGTGCCGACCCGCAGGGATTTCGGGGCGGAAAATCGTGGATCCGATCAGAATGGCTGAGACCGGCCGACTGCTGCAGGCCGCGCGGTCGCCGGTCGGCCTGTCGCCCGCTACGGCGCGGGCCTATGCGGCCTCCTGGCGCGCTTTCGTCGGGACCCGGCCCGTCGACGGCTGCTTTCCGGTCGGCCAAGCTGTAGTGGCAGCGTGGCTGGACGCCCGGGCGAAGGCGGGACGGCCGCGGCAGAGCCTGGTGGTGGATCGCGCGGCGCTGACGGCGTGGTGTGCCGCCAATGGCGAGGGCCTCGATGTCACCCTGCCCGCTACGCGGGTGCGCCGGACCGGGGCCGGGGTCGATGCGGCGTCCCTGCTGGCCGCCGCGCGACGCTGTGGGCCCGATTTGCCCGGGCTGCGCGACCGGGCTTTGCTGCTGCTGGCGGCCACGCTGGACATCGGCGCCGAGGCGTTGGCCCGGCTGACGGTGGAAGACATCAGCGACACAGCAGACGGCATGACCGTCGCCCTGCTGCGGCCCCGGTCCGGGCGCCACCAGCTGCGTCGCCTGCGGCGGCGCCGGGATCCGGAGGTCTGTCCGGTGCGGTCCTGGGCCGCCTGGCGCGATGCCGCGCAACTGCGCTGGGGGGCAGGGTTCCGGGGGATCGATGCGCATGGCACGGTCGGGGATCCGCTTTCGGTGCCGGGGATCCGGTTTGTGCTGGACCGGGCGCTGGGGCGCCCGGATCGGCCGTCCCCACGGGCGCGCCGGACAAAATCGGGATCCCCGCCAGAGTCCTCAGGCCGGACGCCAGCGCGTCAACGCATGCTGAGACCGGCCCCGGACTGGATCCGGACGACGTTCACGGTAAGCGGTCCGGTGGACGCGGTGGCCCGGTTCCGGGCGGCGGCCCAGGGCCCGGGGATCATTCCCTGGCAGGTGGATTTCGACTACGAACAGGCCCGCCTGCTGGCACTGATGGCGGGCATGGGGGCGCAGGCGGTAACGCTGGCCCGGTTGCTGCGGCAGGCATCCGAGCGCCTGCATCAGATTGCCCTGCAGCATCAGGCGGCAGGCACGCCCGCCTGTGCCTTTGACCTGCATCGGCTGGTGCCAGTTCCCGGTCCCGTTCTGAAAGCCGGGTCGGACTCCCGCTCGGCGGCAGCCTGGCTGCAGGCGCAGTGGGGCACATTACTGCCGTTGCGCCGGGTAGAGGTCGAAGCCGTGCGCGACCAGCGCGCCCGCCGCAGTGCCCGGCTGGTCTACAACTTCTGGTCGGCGGAGTGGACGCCGTGGCAGGCGCTGGACCGGGTACGGACGGATTGGCCAGAGCTGGTGTTCGACATCCGACCGCAGTACGCGCGTGCTGGTACCGGGAAGACCGCCGATGCCGCCTGACGAGGACGAAGACTGGGGTGATCCGCCGCGTCGGCTACCGCGCCCGTTGGTACCGGAGTTTCATGTCGAGGGGTTTGACGGGCCGCTGGACCTGCTGCTGGATCTGGCGGAACGGCAGCGCCTGGATCTGGGCGTCCTGTCCATCGCGGACCTGGCGACCCAGTTTGTCGCTGAGGCGGAGCGACTGGCCCGCACGACGCCGCTCA is drawn from Komagataeibacter xylinus and contains these coding sequences:
- a CDS encoding transposase; its protein translation is MAETGRLLQAARSPVGLSPATARAYAASWRAFVGTRPVDGCFPVGQAVVAAWLDARAKAGRPRQSLVVDRAALTAWCAANGEGLDVTLPATRVRRTGAGVDAASLLAAARRCGPDLPGLRDRALLLLAATLDIGAEALARLTVEDISDTADGMTVALLRPRSGRHQLRRLRRRRDPEVCPVRSWAAWRDAAQLRWGAGFRGIDAHGTVGDPLSVPGIRFVLDRALGRPDRPSPRARRTKSGSPPESSGRTPARQRMLRPAPDWIRTTFTVSGPVDAVARFRAAAQGPGIIPWQVDFDYEQARLLALMAGMGAQAVTLARLLRQASERLHQIALQHQAAGTPACAFDLHRLVPVPGPVLKAGSDSRSAAAWLQAQWGTLLPLRRVEVEAVRDQRARRSARLVYNFWSAEWTPWQALDRVRTDWPELVFDIRPQYARAGTGKTADAA